A region of Paenibacillus sp. JNUCC-31 DNA encodes the following proteins:
- a CDS encoding PDZ domain-containing protein, translating into MEWVWLWLTTLGEALLQLLIQPFYYIAVILIALVYHRQLLQERKLFHVRLQSSITQTIRAVLGGIVIGVIVSIVSLFLGAHLTLSSLICIWAATIFLALFRIRYLCFAYAAGLLGVLQFGLNMASGWQPEGWIGTVTEALRALDMPALLVLAAVLHIGEGFMVRMQGVSMASPLLFEGKRGKLVGGYQLQHFWPIPLLILVPVTGGAELPWSPLVNGGSGYMLVALPILLGFGEVTQSMLPGQKVKISAKRLLLYGTGLLVCSLLAVWWSPFMVVAALAAFAGHEFLVWYSGFEEQNRSPLFVHPEHGLKVLGVIPDSPAEELGIEAGETLYKVNGVLVHSPEQLHRALRMNPAFCKLEVRNHQGESKFMQRAIYEGEHHQLGVLMAPDNHEAWALRLRPLTLFHIVSLKLFARRNDKRTDEAPLALPPAPAGEQRSVEM; encoded by the coding sequence ATGGAATGGGTTTGGCTGTGGTTGACTACATTAGGGGAAGCATTGTTGCAGTTGTTGATTCAGCCGTTTTATTATATTGCGGTAATCTTGATTGCTCTCGTTTATCATCGTCAATTATTACAGGAACGCAAATTGTTCCACGTTCGTCTGCAAAGCTCGATCACTCAGACCATTCGTGCAGTGCTTGGAGGTATAGTGATCGGAGTAATAGTCTCCATCGTGTCTCTGTTCCTCGGGGCACATCTCACACTGAGCAGTCTGATCTGTATATGGGCAGCTACGATCTTTCTGGCGTTGTTCCGTATCCGATACTTATGCTTTGCTTATGCTGCAGGTTTGCTTGGTGTGTTGCAGTTTGGTTTAAATATGGCTTCGGGCTGGCAGCCCGAAGGATGGATAGGAACTGTCACTGAAGCCTTACGTGCGCTGGATATGCCTGCACTTCTTGTGCTCGCAGCTGTATTACATATCGGCGAAGGATTCATGGTACGGATGCAAGGGGTATCCATGGCATCGCCGTTGCTCTTTGAAGGCAAACGCGGCAAGCTTGTCGGAGGGTACCAACTGCAACATTTTTGGCCGATTCCATTATTGATCCTTGTTCCTGTTACGGGCGGGGCAGAGCTCCCATGGTCCCCTCTGGTGAACGGGGGTAGTGGCTATATGCTGGTTGCACTGCCGATTTTACTGGGATTCGGAGAGGTTACCCAGAGTATGCTCCCTGGACAGAAAGTGAAGATTTCGGCGAAACGGTTGCTGCTCTATGGGACAGGACTACTCGTATGTAGTCTTCTGGCAGTATGGTGGTCTCCATTCATGGTGGTCGCTGCCCTCGCTGCTTTCGCAGGACATGAGTTCCTGGTGTGGTACAGTGGCTTCGAGGAACAAAACCGCAGCCCGTTGTTTGTTCATCCTGAACACGGCCTGAAGGTGCTGGGCGTCATTCCTGACAGTCCTGCGGAAGAATTGGGGATTGAAGCGGGGGAGACGTTGTACAAGGTGAATGGCGTACTGGTGCATTCACCCGAACAATTACATCGGGCCTTGCGCATGAATCCGGCCTTTTGCAAGCTGGAGGTGCGTAATCATCAGGGAGAGAGCAAGTTCATGCAACGGGCGATCTATGAAGGCGAGCATCATCAACTTGGCGTTCTCATGGCCCCGGACAATCATGAAGCCTGGGCGCTCCGTTTACGTCCCCTAACGTTGTTTCATATCGTAAGTCTCAAATTGTTCGCACGACGTAATGATAAACGAACCGACGAAGCTCCGTTGGCCCTGCCCCCTGCACCTGCAGGAGAGCAAAGGTCTGTAGAGATGTGA
- a CDS encoding S41 family peptidase, whose product MMKKRSALLLVIVALLGGSLLTLALMSSPGLAQTTSGEGLLASVTGSSQQKNDLKKIETAMDLISSNYYKDVDRTKLIDGAINGMMESLGDPYSNYMGQETAAQFEESIEGSFTGIGAEVSSQDGNVVVVSPIKGSPAEKAGIRAKDMIMSVNGESLQGLELNKAVNKIRGPKGSEAKVQVKRAGSSELIEFVIVRDDIDLETVYAHMEDNGVGVITITQFSLNTGDRFKEELAKLEKQNMKGLIIDVRNDPGGVLQVVIDIAEQFVPKGKVIVQVEDKNGKKEQSKSNGSGKSYPITVLMNKGSASASEILAGALQQSAGATLVGENSFGKGTVQTSYDKQMGDGSLLKITIAKWLTPNGDWIHEKGIKPDIAVNQPDYFSVAPINKEKLPLKYDSNSTDVKSAQTMLRGLDFKPDRVDGYYDQKTEEAVKAFQKQKGIQATGQIDEKTAESLEAALIERIANPQYDAQLKRAIENVSKDISSAVSKP is encoded by the coding sequence ATGATGAAGAAAAGATCGGCCCTGCTGCTTGTCATTGTAGCCCTTCTTGGGGGCAGCCTGCTTACGCTTGCGCTGATGAGCTCCCCTGGCCTGGCACAGACGACATCTGGCGAAGGACTGCTCGCCAGTGTTACTGGCAGTTCGCAGCAGAAGAACGATTTGAAGAAGATTGAAACCGCGATGGATTTGATCTCAAGCAACTATTATAAAGACGTGGATCGAACCAAACTGATTGATGGTGCGATCAACGGCATGATGGAATCCCTTGGTGATCCGTACTCCAACTATATGGGGCAGGAAACAGCGGCCCAGTTCGAGGAATCAATTGAAGGTTCATTTACCGGAATCGGTGCAGAAGTATCCTCGCAGGACGGGAATGTGGTGGTAGTATCCCCAATCAAAGGATCGCCAGCCGAAAAAGCGGGTATTCGCGCCAAAGACATGATTATGTCGGTCAATGGTGAATCCTTACAAGGTTTGGAACTGAACAAAGCCGTTAACAAAATCAGAGGTCCAAAAGGCAGTGAAGCGAAGGTACAGGTTAAACGTGCCGGATCTTCCGAACTGATTGAATTTGTCATTGTACGTGATGACATTGATTTGGAGACGGTGTATGCCCACATGGAGGATAACGGTGTTGGTGTGATTACAATTACCCAATTCTCGCTCAACACAGGAGATCGCTTTAAGGAAGAACTGGCGAAGCTGGAGAAGCAGAACATGAAAGGCCTGATCATTGATGTACGTAATGACCCGGGTGGTGTTTTGCAGGTCGTTATTGATATTGCCGAGCAATTTGTTCCGAAAGGCAAGGTTATTGTTCAAGTCGAAGACAAGAATGGTAAAAAGGAACAAAGTAAATCAAACGGTTCAGGTAAATCCTATCCAATTACGGTATTGATGAACAAAGGAAGCGCGAGTGCGTCCGAGATTTTGGCCGGTGCCTTGCAACAGTCCGCAGGCGCAACGCTGGTTGGAGAAAATTCCTTTGGTAAAGGAACCGTACAGACGAGTTATGACAAGCAGATGGGTGATGGCAGCCTGCTCAAAATCACCATCGCCAAATGGCTGACTCCGAATGGTGACTGGATCCATGAAAAAGGAATCAAACCGGATATTGCGGTGAACCAGCCGGATTACTTCTCGGTGGCACCCATCAACAAAGAAAAATTACCTTTGAAATATGACAGCAATAGCACGGATGTGAAAAGCGCGCAGACGATGCTGAGAGGACTTGACTTTAAGCCGGATCGTGTGGACGGATACTATGACCAGAAGACGGAAGAAGCGGTCAAAGCATTCCAGAAACAAAAAGGCATTCAGGCAACAGGCCAGATTGACGAGAAAACCGCGGAATCACTGGAAGCGGCTCTGATTGAACGCATTGCCAATCCTCAATATGATGCACAGCTGAAGCGCGCGATCGAAAATGTCTCAAAGGATATTTCGTCCGCGGTGTCGAAGCCATAA
- a CDS encoding murein hydrolase activator EnvC family protein, whose translation MKKTASLLALTLLASLTLQPSDGYAKSSISDIDQQIQQLESKAASAKKEQQKAASNKKEAQHYKNKTNAYLKVVMEQINVVSDELANVSLQIENTEEDLRATKKDLEAAEDRIVAREKLLESRVRLMYTDGAVSYLDVLLTSTSFSDFLTRADSLKTIVDQDQHLLDEHKKDKQLVVDKKAELDVQYAEAKSLYAQKKQRKSQLNEKEQEKQVLLASYDAKIEESEELTQEQEDVLMQIASKRSALLQEKNKLREQQAAAAAKAKAAAAARAAAAAKAPTKVSSNSSSSTTYSSGNGIFGMPVSGARVSSGFGPRIHPITGEVGKMHAGVDFAVAQGTSVHAASGGIVIMAEWYSGYGYTVIVDHGGGLWTLYGHLREGGFKVSKGDTVSRGDIIAESGSTGNSTGPHLHFEVRDNGTAVNPFNYL comes from the coding sequence TTGAAAAAAACAGCTTCGCTGCTGGCTTTAACGTTATTGGCCAGTTTGACGCTTCAACCTTCTGACGGATATGCCAAGAGTAGCATTAGCGATATTGATCAGCAGATTCAGCAACTGGAGAGTAAGGCGGCTTCGGCCAAAAAAGAGCAGCAAAAGGCTGCCAGCAACAAGAAGGAAGCCCAGCATTACAAAAACAAGACCAACGCTTACCTGAAAGTTGTCATGGAGCAGATCAATGTGGTAAGTGATGAACTGGCGAACGTATCCTTGCAGATCGAAAATACAGAAGAGGATCTTCGCGCAACGAAGAAAGATCTGGAAGCAGCAGAAGATCGTATTGTGGCTCGGGAGAAATTGCTTGAATCACGTGTACGTCTCATGTATACAGACGGCGCCGTTTCTTATCTCGATGTATTGCTAACTTCAACAAGCTTCTCCGATTTCCTGACTCGTGCAGATTCACTCAAAACGATCGTGGATCAGGACCAGCATCTGCTGGATGAGCATAAAAAGGACAAGCAGCTCGTCGTGGACAAAAAGGCAGAACTGGATGTGCAATATGCGGAAGCCAAGAGCCTGTATGCGCAGAAGAAACAGCGCAAGTCCCAGTTGAATGAGAAGGAACAAGAAAAGCAAGTGCTTCTCGCTTCCTATGATGCTAAAATTGAAGAGTCAGAAGAGCTGACGCAAGAACAGGAAGACGTATTGATGCAGATTGCAAGCAAGCGTTCGGCGCTTCTGCAAGAGAAAAATAAATTGCGTGAACAGCAGGCGGCAGCAGCAGCTAAAGCAAAAGCAGCGGCGGCGGCCCGCGCGGCGGCGGCGGCCAAGGCGCCGACCAAAGTCAGCTCCAACAGCAGCAGTAGTACTACGTACTCCAGTGGTAACGGTATCTTTGGGATGCCTGTATCGGGTGCGCGTGTATCTTCCGGCTTCGGACCTCGTATTCACCCGATTACGGGTGAAGTGGGTAAAATGCATGCGGGTGTAGACTTTGCGGTTGCTCAAGGAACGTCAGTTCATGCGGCTTCTGGCGGGATCGTGATTATGGCTGAATGGTACAGCGGCTATGGTTACACGGTCATTGTTGACCACGGAGGCGGCTTATGGACGTTATATGGTCATTTACGTGAAGGTGGATTTAAGGTCAGTAAGGGAGACACGGTAAGCCGTGGCGATATTATTGCTGAATCAGGCAGTACAGGCAACTCTACTGGACCGCATTTGCATTTTGAAGTACGTGATAATGGAACAGCGGTGAATCCATTCAACTATTTGTAG
- the ftsX gene encoding permease-like cell division protein FtsX, whose amino-acid sequence MNFSTLLRHLREGFKNVFRNGWMSVASIMSIIVSLLILGVFMLLVLNVNSMANQVDSQVEISTFLELNVDENLRNTLEQEISAMPEVSEIRFVSKEEGLKEFRERLGESADNVLSGFDVDNNPLPETIEVEVIEPETVTFVAQKIEALNDKHPEKPIMKVNYGKETVEVLFKFTKLVRNIGFIFVGGLALMSMFLISNTIRVTILARRREIGIMKLVGATNTFIRWPFFIEGALIGLIGSAITVAVLFFGYSRLMATIGQDVFMQMLNLIPLGDIWLLFGTLLIGLGVLVGILGSTLSIRKSLNV is encoded by the coding sequence ATGAATTTTAGTACTCTCTTGCGCCATTTGCGGGAGGGATTCAAAAACGTATTCCGCAACGGCTGGATGTCCGTGGCCTCCATCATGTCCATTATCGTGTCACTGCTTATTTTGGGTGTGTTCATGCTGCTGGTGCTCAATGTGAATTCCATGGCCAACCAGGTGGACAGTCAGGTCGAGATCAGTACGTTTCTTGAGCTGAATGTGGATGAGAACCTGCGTAACACGCTGGAGCAGGAGATCAGTGCCATGCCTGAAGTCAGTGAAATTCGTTTTGTCTCCAAAGAGGAAGGACTCAAAGAGTTCCGTGAACGTCTTGGCGAAAGTGCAGACAATGTGCTGAGCGGTTTCGATGTGGATAACAATCCACTGCCGGAGACCATTGAAGTAGAGGTCATTGAACCGGAAACCGTCACTTTTGTGGCGCAAAAAATTGAAGCATTGAACGATAAACATCCGGAGAAGCCAATCATGAAAGTGAATTACGGCAAGGAAACGGTGGAAGTGTTGTTCAAATTTACGAAGCTTGTCCGGAATATCGGATTTATTTTTGTCGGGGGACTGGCTCTAATGTCCATGTTCCTGATCTCGAATACGATTCGCGTAACGATTCTGGCACGGCGCCGGGAGATCGGTATCATGAAGCTGGTTGGGGCAACCAATACCTTCATTCGTTGGCCATTCTTTATCGAAGGGGCATTGATTGGACTGATCGGTTCGGCCATTACGGTAGCCGTTCTGTTCTTCGGATATAGCCGTTTGATGGCTACGATTGGTCAGGATGTATTTATGCAGATGCTTAATTTGATTCCACTCGGTGATATTTGGCTATTGTTTGGAACACTGTTGATCGGACTTGGTGTGTTGGTTGGAATTTTGGGAAGCACATTGTCCATCCGCAAGTCTCTTAACGTTTAA
- the ftsE gene encoding cell division ATP-binding protein FtsE has product MIEMQDVWKTYANGTHALQGVSVKIDRNEFVYIVGPSGAGKSTFMKLMYREEVPTKGQISINGFNIGKLKPRKIPYVRRNIGVVFQDFRLLPRMTAFENVAFAMEVIEAPKRHIKKRVMEVLDLVGLRSKANREPSQLSGGEQQRIAIARAIVNNPSVIIADEPTGNLDPETSWGIMQLLDEINFRGTTIVMATHNKDIVNTMRKRVIAIERGQIVRDQMRGEYGYEF; this is encoded by the coding sequence GTGATAGAAATGCAGGACGTGTGGAAGACCTATGCCAATGGGACCCACGCATTACAAGGGGTGTCGGTGAAGATCGACCGCAATGAATTTGTCTATATCGTCGGTCCATCCGGCGCAGGCAAATCGACATTTATGAAATTGATGTACCGGGAAGAAGTTCCGACCAAAGGACAAATATCCATTAACGGATTTAATATCGGTAAGTTGAAGCCACGTAAGATCCCTTATGTGCGCCGTAATATCGGCGTTGTGTTCCAGGATTTCCGTCTGCTGCCACGCATGACGGCATTTGAGAACGTGGCATTCGCCATGGAAGTTATTGAAGCGCCGAAGCGTCACATCAAGAAGCGAGTGATGGAAGTGCTTGATCTGGTGGGACTGCGCAGCAAGGCGAACCGTGAACCTTCACAGTTGTCGGGTGGGGAACAGCAGCGTATTGCCATCGCACGTGCCATCGTGAACAATCCGTCTGTCATTATTGCGGACGAGCCTACGGGGAATCTGGATCCGGAGACGTCTTGGGGGATTATGCAACTGCTGGATGAGATTAATTTCCGGGGGACAACCATTGTTATGGCAACCCACAACAAAGATATCGTCAATACGATGCGTAAACGGGTTATTGCGATTGAACGGGGACAGATTGTACGGGATCAGATGAGAGGGGAATACGGTTATGAATTTTAG
- a CDS encoding VanW family protein — MKKIHLTVIVLFSILLIGSASYGLLYMYVNQPALPKGVRVGEWSVEGMNRKEVQQALDERLKQLEEWPVTLKVDDPAAKTMTFTAAQTGANYSADDFRAAVKQLDEGNLWERAYARYHFIQEWPLKLTYHSKPLQEQLNPAWEKESFGSPADAVRRITASDQVQYIPEKGVRRIAWDELASLMQVKLHRDFAALEQEAKPNPLLIQLPLYTLQPEITLDSLRKEGIERKIIQFSTSLGNSSEGRIHNVSAAAQAVNNMILPPNGTFNYEKIIRKAEEDYGFREAPVIVNGRLTPGIGGGICQVSSTVYNAALLTGLDIVERRNHSLPVKYLPKGLDATFASGSINFRFKNNTGKSLLIQAKVEGGSLTVKFFGTFPENVSYALESHTIETLSAPVKYVASNVLPDGVQQVLQNGQPGYIVETVRTKKVDGKVVESKTITRDTYKAQNRLIARSSGHINLPDPQEPSIVEDGISDTKQP, encoded by the coding sequence ATGAAAAAAATACATTTGACAGTCATTGTGCTATTCTCAATCCTCTTGATCGGTTCCGCATCTTACGGATTACTGTACATGTACGTGAACCAGCCTGCTCTGCCGAAAGGTGTACGTGTTGGCGAATGGTCCGTAGAGGGGATGAATCGCAAGGAGGTACAACAAGCACTGGATGAACGATTGAAACAACTGGAGGAGTGGCCTGTCACTCTGAAGGTGGACGATCCAGCAGCCAAAACAATGACGTTCACCGCTGCCCAGACAGGTGCAAATTACAGTGCTGACGACTTCCGGGCAGCCGTAAAGCAGCTGGATGAAGGCAATCTGTGGGAGCGCGCTTATGCCCGGTATCATTTCATCCAGGAGTGGCCCCTGAAGCTGACGTATCATTCAAAACCACTGCAAGAACAACTGAATCCTGCCTGGGAAAAGGAAAGCTTCGGTTCACCCGCGGACGCTGTCCGCCGCATTACCGCAAGTGACCAGGTACAATACATCCCGGAAAAGGGCGTCCGCCGGATCGCCTGGGATGAACTCGCGAGCCTAATGCAGGTCAAACTGCACCGGGATTTCGCTGCACTGGAGCAAGAGGCGAAGCCGAATCCGCTGCTAATTCAGCTGCCATTGTATACACTGCAACCTGAGATAACTCTCGACTCGCTGCGCAAGGAGGGGATTGAGCGGAAGATCATCCAGTTCTCCACCAGCCTTGGCAACAGCAGTGAAGGCCGGATACATAACGTCAGTGCAGCAGCGCAAGCCGTTAACAACATGATTTTGCCGCCTAATGGTACGTTTAATTATGAGAAGATCATCCGCAAGGCGGAGGAAGACTATGGCTTCCGGGAAGCACCAGTCATCGTGAATGGACGGTTAACCCCTGGTATTGGAGGCGGCATCTGCCAGGTATCCAGCACGGTCTATAACGCTGCCTTGTTGACCGGACTGGATATTGTCGAGCGCCGCAATCACTCCCTGCCCGTCAAATATTTGCCAAAGGGGCTGGATGCCACATTTGCCTCAGGTTCGATTAATTTTCGATTCAAAAACAATACCGGCAAATCCTTGCTGATTCAGGCCAAAGTGGAAGGTGGAAGCTTAACAGTCAAATTTTTCGGCACCTTCCCGGAGAACGTCAGTTATGCGCTGGAATCACATACGATTGAAACGTTAAGTGCCCCCGTGAAATATGTTGCCAGCAATGTATTGCCGGATGGAGTCCAGCAAGTGCTCCAGAACGGTCAGCCCGGGTATATTGTTGAAACGGTCCGCACCAAAAAGGTCGACGGTAAAGTTGTCGAATCCAAAACCATAACACGTGACACGTACAAAGCTCAGAATCGCCTGATTGCCCGCTCCTCTGGTCATATTAACCTGCCTGATCCTCAGGAACCCTCTATTGTGGAAGATGGCATTAGCGACACGAAGCAACCTTAA
- a CDS encoding MDR family MFS transporter, translated as MVARKNNIGLVLAGLLLSILMASMDNTIVATAMGDIVGKLGGLDKFVWVTSAYMVAEMAGMPIFGKLSDMYGRKKFFVFGIIVFMLGSALCGTATSIVELTMYRAIQGIGAGALVPIAFTIMFDVVAPESRGKLGGLFGAVFGLSSVFGPLLGAYITQYATWEWVFYINLPLGLVAFVFIAFFYKESHQHQSQQIDWLGAVTLIGAVVCLIFGLELGGKTYAWGSWQIIGLFAGFVVLALLFLFAETRAKEPIISFGMFRNRVYWSSNVIGMFSGAAFITASVYIPIFIQGVLGGKATNSGLVLLPMMLGSVVTASMGGVLMTKIKYRNIMIPTLALLVVGLGLLTTLDEGSSLWTIRIYMVMIGLGVGASFSVLSNAAMNSFEPQRRGAASSTLNFLRSLGMTMGITIFGIVQSQVFTRKMNDALAGSAAEAGSAGAPAGGVPQGVDLSDPHALLSPELRKAIPPQVLDAITHALSSSIVQLFAWAAIPAALALIAAFFMGKEKMVIGEEQGEYTGGH; from the coding sequence ATGGTTGCACGTAAAAACAATATTGGATTGGTGCTGGCAGGGTTACTGCTGAGCATACTGATGGCTTCGATGGACAATACCATCGTGGCAACGGCAATGGGGGATATTGTCGGGAAGCTGGGCGGTCTCGACAAGTTCGTCTGGGTGACCTCCGCGTATATGGTAGCCGAGATGGCCGGTATGCCGATCTTTGGTAAATTATCCGACATGTACGGAAGGAAGAAGTTTTTTGTATTTGGCATTATTGTGTTTATGCTTGGGTCAGCATTATGCGGAACGGCAACTTCGATTGTTGAACTGACGATGTACAGAGCTATTCAGGGTATTGGTGCAGGTGCATTGGTGCCGATTGCCTTTACCATTATGTTTGATGTGGTCGCGCCTGAATCCCGGGGCAAATTAGGCGGTTTGTTTGGAGCTGTGTTTGGCTTGTCCAGCGTATTCGGTCCGCTGCTGGGTGCTTACATTACACAGTATGCGACATGGGAATGGGTATTTTATATCAATCTGCCGCTTGGCCTGGTTGCATTTGTGTTTATTGCATTTTTCTACAAAGAATCTCATCAGCATCAGTCCCAACAGATTGATTGGCTGGGTGCAGTGACGCTGATTGGTGCTGTGGTTTGTCTGATCTTCGGTCTTGAGCTGGGTGGCAAAACATACGCCTGGGGATCGTGGCAGATTATCGGATTGTTTGCCGGATTTGTAGTGCTGGCGCTGCTTTTCCTGTTTGCGGAAACAAGAGCCAAGGAACCGATTATCTCCTTCGGCATGTTCCGCAACCGGGTGTACTGGTCCAGTAACGTCATTGGCATGTTCAGTGGCGCGGCATTTATTACGGCATCCGTGTACATTCCGATCTTTATTCAGGGCGTGCTCGGCGGCAAAGCGACCAATTCCGGACTCGTTCTGCTGCCCATGATGCTGGGTTCTGTCGTAACCGCCTCTATGGGTGGGGTACTCATGACCAAAATCAAGTATCGTAACATTATGATTCCTACATTGGCCCTGCTGGTCGTTGGCCTCGGGTTGTTAACCACACTGGATGAGGGTTCTTCCCTCTGGACGATACGTATTTACATGGTGATGATAGGTCTTGGTGTTGGAGCTTCGTTCTCGGTGCTTAGCAATGCAGCCATGAACTCGTTTGAACCGCAAAGACGCGGTGCTGCGAGTTCCACGCTTAACTTTTTGCGGTCACTCGGCATGACGATGGGGATTACGATCTTTGGTATCGTGCAGAGCCAGGTATTTACGCGCAAAATGAACGATGCCCTCGCCGGATCAGCGGCGGAAGCGGGTAGCGCCGGTGCTCCAGCAGGCGGTGTACCTCAGGGAGTGGATCTGAGCGATCCGCATGCGTTGCTGTCGCCAGAGCTGAGAAAGGCGATCCCGCCACAGGTGCTGGATGCCATTACGCATGCATTGTCTTCCTCCATCGTGCAGCTCTTTGCTTGGGCTGCGATTCCGGCAGCGCTCGCATTAATTGCTGCGTTCTTCATGGGTAAGGAGAAGATGGTCATTGGCGAGGAGCAGGGAGAATATACAGGCGGACATTAA
- a CDS encoding polymer-forming cytoskeletal protein, producing the protein MEERNLRNDLNVAGLSQTAGGEFHRVSIDGMAKVNGNLDCTSLNVNGTLKMHGSLSAESATINGMCTLNGPLISSRVRVDGLTTINGDLRSPELEVNGKCTVRGRVDGERIDIGGVIDIEGDVQCESLNVQGNIKISGFLNAGTVEIRLHTSSSAKEIGGERIDIRRKEQTGFWKSIGLGGTPSFKTSLIEGDEIMLEDTEADIVRGNKVHIGRGCNIRLVEYSGELEVDRDAKVGSSQQI; encoded by the coding sequence ATGGAGGAACGAAATTTGCGAAATGATCTGAACGTAGCAGGCTTGAGCCAAACGGCAGGCGGGGAATTTCACCGGGTATCCATTGATGGCATGGCTAAGGTAAACGGTAACCTGGACTGTACCTCTCTTAATGTGAATGGGACATTGAAGATGCATGGATCTTTGAGTGCAGAAAGTGCAACGATCAATGGCATGTGCACCCTGAATGGCCCCTTGATCAGTTCTCGTGTTCGTGTGGATGGGTTGACCACTATTAACGGAGATCTCCGCAGCCCAGAGCTTGAAGTGAACGGAAAGTGTACCGTACGCGGACGAGTGGATGGAGAACGAATCGATATTGGCGGCGTGATCGATATCGAAGGCGACGTACAGTGTGAGTCCCTGAACGTACAGGGCAATATTAAAATCAGTGGCTTCCTGAATGCGGGAACGGTTGAGATCAGGCTGCATACATCCTCTTCGGCCAAAGAGATCGGCGGGGAACGCATTGATATTCGTCGTAAGGAACAGACTGGTTTTTGGAAAAGTATTGGCCTGGGCGGTACACCTTCATTCAAGACATCCTTGATTGAGGGGGATGAAATCATGCTGGAAGATACTGAGGCAGACATTGTTCGTGGCAACAAGGTTCATATCGGTCGCGGCTGTAACATCAGATTGGTCGAATATTCGGGTGAGCTTGAGGTAGATCGGGATGCCAAGGTGGGCAGCAGTCAGCAAATTTAA
- a CDS encoding YhbD family protein, producing MTDDLISKKELLDLTGISYGQLYRWKRKNLIPEEWFIRKSSYTGQETFFPKQQILLRIDKILNMKDGLSLDELADVFSPTLGEVEMSAQQLVERNIVSQISLDLLKEAHQERPLYALEQIMMLYVLDKLLMCGDITRQEGALLIDVMSEHYYRFTGRPSELVLIRKMGVPSFMLVAAGTEFYFDNGVKVVLRQPMGTFMEELKLKLG from the coding sequence ATGACCGATGATTTGATCTCCAAAAAAGAATTGCTGGACCTGACGGGAATCTCCTACGGCCAGTTATACCGCTGGAAGCGGAAAAATCTAATTCCGGAAGAATGGTTTATTCGGAAGTCGTCCTATACCGGACAGGAGACCTTTTTTCCGAAACAACAGATATTATTGCGGATTGACAAGATACTCAATATGAAGGATGGATTGTCACTGGATGAGCTTGCAGACGTATTTTCGCCTACATTGGGTGAAGTGGAAATGTCTGCTCAACAACTGGTGGAGCGAAACATTGTTTCGCAAATATCGCTCGATCTGTTGAAAGAAGCACATCAGGAACGACCGCTGTATGCATTGGAACAGATTATGATGCTGTATGTACTTGATAAGCTGTTAATGTGCGGAGATATAACTCGGCAGGAGGGTGCGTTGCTGATCGATGTGATGTCTGAACATTATTATCGTTTCACTGGCAGACCAAGCGAGCTGGTCCTTATTCGCAAGATGGGTGTTCCATCATTCATGCTGGTGGCGGCAGGAACGGAGTTTTATTTTGACAATGGTGTGAAGGTGGTTCTAAGGCAGCCTATGGGCACGTTTATGGAAGAATTAAAACTCAAATTGGGATAA